AAGCCTTATGTGCCGTTAGACAACCGCTATGCCGAACGCATCGCGGTCACATGTCGAGTTCGCTATGTCGGCGAAGTTCCGACACAACCGCATCAAGGGGAAGGCCTCACGAAAAATATATCAGTCTCTGGATGTCATGTTATCAGCGACCGCCCGGTCACCCGTGGCACATTATTAACGCTGACCGTCTCACTTCCAGACGGACTACCACAACTGGTCATCAAATCTGCGCATGTGGTATGGGTGTCCGGGTGCCAGTTTTCCGTCCGATTCATGGACCTGAGTCAGGACCGCCGGAAGCGGCTGCAAGCCTTCATCTGGAAAAGTATTTCCCTCAAGACGGTGAGTGATCAGCGAACCCGATTCCGACTCATGTAGTTCCCCACCAGCCCGCTGGCAGATCCAGCAGGAAGCCGTACGCTTCCAAGAGCACGTGAGCATTCTTTTCTCCCTGCACCTGTGTTCAGAAACCCTTCGGTGACGAAAACCCGCTCGTCACGCTCTGTGTCCCCCTTCGGGGCGAGGTTTACCCCCTCCGTTTGTAGGGAAGTAATACTAATATCCCGCGCTACTCTTTATGCATAGGAAAACGCTCGGAGCGGAATCACAATCGTGGAGGGAATGACCATGAGACGGATGAAACACATAAGACATTCAGAATGTCGACACTCCCACCCTTCAATAGAACGCCGGACAATACGGAGGACGCCCATCTCCTTCGGGCTCATGTATTCGGGCTTCAACGGAGAAGACGTCTTGATCGGTGATGGCTTCGTTGCCGACTTGTCAGAGGGCGGAGTCGGTATTCGTGGGAATTGTCCGGTGCAGGTTGGGATGGACCTCACATTGTTCCTGTATGTGCCGAATGAGGAAGATCCGTTATTCATCCTAGAGGGAACCGTGGCATGGACGACAGGGCCGCTGTTCGGTGTGACCCTGAAAGAGCTGAGTCTGTCCGAAGGGAATCGGATGCGGGTATTTCTCCATCCCCCGTCTGTTGGCCAAGCATAGCGGATTGTTGCCTCGACAGGCCGTGCGGTGCTTTGAGGGGACTTTGTTCCCTTTAACAGCCTGCACGACCCGTCGCCCCGCGCGTGACCCTATCTTGCCTTTCCAGTGACCTGATGGTAGGAGTGATGAATGATCGCTCACCCAGCATGAACAGAATTAGGCAGCCGACTCCTCATCCTCAACAGAATTCACGACCATCGGCTAACCAACGCCAAACCAGCGTGACCAACGCTATTCCAACGCGACTTGCTTCAAACGTATTTCTGAGAACGACCACGAGACAAGTCAGGACAACAGCCGGAGTCAGTATCCCCCTGCGCTTTCAGTTGCCGCATGATACTGTCGGCTTACCCATGGATCACAGGCAAACAAACACGGTCGCCGAGCGTATCTCCCTATTCCCTGACGAACTCGCTCCGCTATTGCGTAATTCATAATTGCTGCCCACTCCCATGAACCATCTCGCTCGCCATCCTTTGGTAGTCCTAGGAATCGCCGTTGTGGTTGTACTGACCGCCCTTCTCATCGTTCGTCTGAGCACAGGCGCTAAGACCGATACACATAAGCCACGATTCGTTACCGTTGGCATTGCGTCTCCGATCAGACAAGATCTCGATGTTCGCTTGGCCTACACCGCGGATATCTCACCCAATCAGGTGGTGAATATTTTCTCGCGTGTCGACGGCCACATTGCCACATTGCACGTTGATAAAGGGGATTTCGTAAAGGCGAATCAGCTGCTTGTTGAGATCGATCACACGGACTATCAGCATGCGGTTAACCAAGCCAAAGCTAATCTTGCAGCAGCCAAAGCAAGAGTCGCACAACAGGATGCAGTTGTGCGTAATGCCAAGCTTACTGTTGATCGCATGCAGACTCTCATCAAAGATCAGTTCGTTTCGCGGCAGGACCTCGATAATGCAGAGGTCAATTTTGATACTGCGAGAGCGGCACAGGAATCTTTGCAAGCACAAGTGAACCAAATGCACGTTGCCCTGGCTCAGGCAGAAGCCCATCTGGCCTATAGCTATATCCGAGCTCCCTTTGCTGGCTATATCGCCGAACGCAATCTCGATACCGGGTCCTATGTGAGCAGTGCTACGGCCAGTACGTCGACCATGTCACGAGGCATCATGAGCGTACATGACATCGATACGGTTCGTGTTCTGGTCGAAGTGGTCGAACGAGATATTCCGCTCGTGAAAATCGGGCAAGGAGCTGAGCTTCGAGCTGAGGCGTACCCTGACCAGATATTTCATGGAACTGTGACCAGGATCGTCCAAGCCTTGAATCGTGCCACACGCACCATGACTGTTGAAGTCGACTTACCCAACAAAAATCACCGACTAAAAGGTGGAATGTTCGGCCGCGTCGAAGTAATGGTTGGGACACATCATCAGGCCTTGCAGATCCCTATCGACGCAGTCAGTCGCCTGGAAAGCACACAATATGTGTTTATTGTCGAAGAAGGACACGCGAGGCGGGTAGAAATTGAAATCGGTGCCCGGCAAGGGAACCAGATTGAGATCACTAAAGGCCTGACAGGAAATGAAGAAGTCATTGTCTCAGGAAAAGACTTAGTTCACGATGGGACGCCCGTCCAAACTCGACTTCTTTCACCAGCTTTAGATTCTGATCCAGTGAGTAACGAATGAGGCCTGCACTTCTCCCACATAGACGCAGTTCTTACAGGGCGGATTCAACCTCCGCAGCCAACTGCCCTTCTCTGATGTCTGCGACATGTGGCTAACTCTACTCGCATTACGCAATCGCATCGGCATTTTGATGCTGTCGTTGGCGTTCGTGGTATTGGGTATCACGTCACTTCAAAGACTGCCGGTTGATCTTTTCCCACAAATCCAGGTTCCCGTCGCATTCGTGGGTGTCATTTATAAAGGGGCACCTCCGCTCGACATTGAACAGAGTGTCGTATACCCGATCGAGAAAGCCGTCAGTTCTGCCTCCAATGTGGAACATGTCGAGTCGTTCAGTAAGCAAGGCCTCGGGGCAGTCCAGATCTGGTTCAACTGGGGGGCCAACCTCGATGTCGGACAAATGGAGGTCATGCAGCGTATCACACAGATTCTGAACAGCCTCCCTCCAGGTATTCTGCAACCGTTCATCGTCAAGTTCGATGTCTCCAACATTCCGGTTTCAGTTGTCTCGGTCTCGAGCAACGAGCTGGATGAGCGCGCACTCTATGATCTTGCGTCCAACACGATCGCCCCGCAGATCGAGCAAATCGCTGACGTGGCGGCCGCGACCGTGGAAGGAGGAAAGATTCGCCAAATCAACATCAACCTCGATCCGGCGCTCCTCAGTGCCCGCGGGCTTTCGATCCTTGACGTCGTCAAATCGGTCAAAGCATCCAACTTGATCTTACCCTCAGGCGATATTAAGGCCGGCAACCTCGACTACAACGTGTTTACGAACAACCAGTTCAGGACGGTAGAGCCGATACAGGACGTCATCGTGAAGGTAAATCCGCAGGGTACCCCTGTCCGTGTGCGTGACGTGGGAACCGTGACGGACTCCTCCGACATTCAAACCAACATCGTCCATACCGACGGAGCCAGATCCGTGTTTCTTCGTGTCAATAAACAACCGCTCGCCAACACGGTCGCCGTCGTCGACGCCCTCCGCGCCGCTTTGCCTCAAATGTTTGGTATCCCCGAAGGGGTAAATCTTGGCATCTCGTTCGACCAGTCTCTCTACATCCGTCAAGCTATCCGGAATCTGGTCGAACAGGCCTTCCATGGTTCATTGCTGGCCGCGGCAGTGATTCTCATCTTCCTACGAAACCTGACCAGTACCCTGATCATTTCCGTGGCTATTCCGCTTTCGATGCTGGTGACGTTTGTGGTTCTGTACTTCACAGATCAGACTCTGAATGTGTTTACACTCGGCGGGCTGGCGCTAGGAATCGGTCGGCTCGTGGATGACTCTATCGTAGAACTGGAGAACATTCAGCGCCACCTCAACATCAACCCCAATCGATGGAACGGCATTCTCGAAGCCGCCCGTGAAGTGGCCATGCCGATCTTTGCCTCGACCGTGACGACGGTGGTTGTCTTCCTTCCGATGTTCTTCATCGTCGGTATCGCGCGCCTGTTATTGATTCCCCTGACCGTCACGATCGCCATCGCACTCTTCACGTCATTTTTCGTCTCCCGCACGGTAACCCCGGCACTCTGTTACAAATTCCTGAAGCCAGAACAGGAAGCACAACGTGCGTTGCCGAGCTGGCTGCGGGCGATGATGGAGTGGAGTCGGAACCGCTATGAATCGCTGGATCGAAATTATGAACATTCCCTGCAATGGGTCCTGGCCCATCGCAAGATTCTCATCTGTACCGTTCTCCTGATTTTCCTTGGCTCGCTCATGCTCGTTCCTTTGATCGGAACCGAGTTCCTGCCGGTTTCCGATGAGAGTCAGTTTCGGATCGTGCTGCGAGCGCCGGTCGGCCAACGAGTCGAAAAGACCGAACAGCAGGTCTCTGAAGTCGAACGGGTCCTGCGTGCCAATATTCCCACGACCGAACTGATAACCATCGTTTCGAGTACCGGCGTGCTATCCCAAGGTCGTTCCTCTCTGTTCAACCCCAATACCGGTCCTCACACCTCGTCTATTCAAGTGTACCTCGTCGAGCCTGCTAAGCGGACACGAACTCAGGTCGAGATCATGAACGATGTACGCCCCATGATTGCCACACTATTTCCCGGCGTCTCAATGTATTTCGACCCCGGGGGATTAGTGAAGCGTGTCACAAGCTTTGGCTCACAAAAGACCGTCGATGTGGAAATTTACGGACATGACTTCGA
The Nitrospira sp. DNA segment above includes these coding regions:
- a CDS encoding PilZ domain-containing protein; amino-acid sequence: MITGLIMYNRKPYVPLDNRYAERIAVTCRVRYVGEVPTQPHQGEGLTKNISVSGCHVISDRPVTRGTLLTLTVSLPDGLPQLVIKSAHVVWVSGCQFSVRFMDLSQDRRKRLQAFIWKSISLKTVSDQRTRFRLM
- a CDS encoding PilZ domain-containing protein gives rise to the protein MYSGFNGEDVLIGDGFVADLSEGGVGIRGNCPVQVGMDLTLFLYVPNEEDPLFILEGTVAWTTGPLFGVTLKELSLSEGNRMRVFLHPPSVGQA
- a CDS encoding efflux RND transporter periplasmic adaptor subunit codes for the protein MVVLTALLIVRLSTGAKTDTHKPRFVTVGIASPIRQDLDVRLAYTADISPNQVVNIFSRVDGHIATLHVDKGDFVKANQLLVEIDHTDYQHAVNQAKANLAAAKARVAQQDAVVRNAKLTVDRMQTLIKDQFVSRQDLDNAEVNFDTARAAQESLQAQVNQMHVALAQAEAHLAYSYIRAPFAGYIAERNLDTGSYVSSATASTSTMSRGIMSVHDIDTVRVLVEVVERDIPLVKIGQGAELRAEAYPDQIFHGTVTRIVQALNRATRTMTVEVDLPNKNHRLKGGMFGRVEVMVGTHHQALQIPIDAVSRLESTQYVFIVEEGHARRVEIEIGARQGNQIEITKGLTGNEEVIVSGKDLVHDGTPVQTRLLSPALDSDPVSNE
- a CDS encoding efflux RND transporter permease subunit → MWLTLLALRNRIGILMLSLAFVVLGITSLQRLPVDLFPQIQVPVAFVGVIYKGAPPLDIEQSVVYPIEKAVSSASNVEHVESFSKQGLGAVQIWFNWGANLDVGQMEVMQRITQILNSLPPGILQPFIVKFDVSNIPVSVVSVSSNELDERALYDLASNTIAPQIEQIADVAAATVEGGKIRQININLDPALLSARGLSILDVVKSVKASNLILPSGDIKAGNLDYNVFTNNQFRTVEPIQDVIVKVNPQGTPVRVRDVGTVTDSSDIQTNIVHTDGARSVFLRVNKQPLANTVAVVDALRAALPQMFGIPEGVNLGISFDQSLYIRQAIRNLVEQAFHGSLLAAAVILIFLRNLTSTLIISVAIPLSMLVTFVVLYFTDQTLNVFTLGGLALGIGRLVDDSIVELENIQRHLNINPNRWNGILEAAREVAMPIFASTVTTVVVFLPMFFIVGIARLLLIPLTVTIAIALFTSFFVSRTVTPALCYKFLKPEQEAQRALPSWLRAMMEWSRNRYESLDRNYEHSLQWVLAHRKILICTVLLIFLGSLMLVPLIGTEFLPVSDESQFRIVLRAPVGQRVEKTEQQVSEVERVLRANIPTTELITIVSSTGVLSQGRSSLFNPNTGPHTSSIQVYLVEPAKRTRTQVEIMNDVRPMIATLFPGVSMYFDPGGLVKRVTSFGSQKTVDVEIYGHDFEKAREVIAQVKEVMEHTPGLADIEPSREENYPEVNVTVDREKAALLGITETDVANAVLFSLNGNGQTDPIIYTDPQSGNEYFISAWLAEKHRKSLTDLENILLTTKAGEPVLLKNMASLKLNAGPVKVDRKHFQRVIHITANPINRALGDIADDLESAFAKLQLPAGFSIKLAGQIQQQRETFEGLQFAIVLALMLVYMVMAAQFKSFIDPFIIMFAVPMGFPGVILILFLTDTTLSTSSMMGIIMMLGIVVSNGVLLVDYTNVLRRRGEPLHRAVMTGARTRLRPILMTSLATVFGLLPMAIGLGTGAETNAPLARAVVGGLSASTLLTLFLVPTMYVILEERFPRRFEVEPDEQGSASHEAFPDPR